GCGAGAAGCAGCGCGTCGCCATCGCCCGCACCATCCTCAAGTCGCCGCCGGTGCTGATCCTCGACGAGGCGACCTCGGCGCTCGACACGCGGACTGAACAGGACATTCAGTCGGCCATCGACCGCGTGGCGCGCGATCGCACCACGCTCGTCATCGCGCACCGGCTGTCCACCATCGTGGATGCCGACCAGATCCTGGTGCTGGAAGCCGGACGCATCGTAGAGCGCGGTAGCCATGGCGAACTGATCGCGCTTGGCGGGCTCTATGCCGAGATGTGGGAGCGCCAGCGCGAGGCCGCGGAGGCGGAGCAAGCGGCGGCGGCCGCGGGCGAAGACTTCCCGCGCGCCTCGCCCGAGCCGGTGCTCGCCCCCTGATCATCCGCGCGATCACCCGGCTCCGGATCGCGTCCGGAGCCGAAACGCGGTGCCGACCGCACGCCCGCAGCGGTCACCGCGGAATCGTGAGAACCTGGCCCGGATAGATCAGATCCGGATCGCGGATCTGGGACTCGTTGGCGCGATAGATCGCGGTATAGCGCGCGCCCTTGCCGAACACGCGCTCGGCGATCCGCCACAGATTGTCGCCCCGGCGGACCTCGACGGTCATGGGCTTGGCCTCTTCCGCGGCCGGCGTTTCGGCCACGACGGCGGTCTGGCCGGATGGCGAGACCTCGTTGTCGAACGGCACCTCGGCGCGGGCAAGCACCTTGCCGGTCGATTTCTCGATCTGGTCGACGCGGACCTGATGGGTTCCGGCCGCGACATTGGCGGGAAGCGACAGGCTGAAGCCGCCTTCGGCGCCTGCCGTGGCGTCACCCACCGCGGCATCGTCGATATAGACCTTGAGCAGCGCGCCGGGAGCGGCAGCGCCGGAGATCGACAATGTGCCGTCCGTCAGCTGGATGGTGGTGATGACCACGCTCGGCGCCGCGGCGCTTGCAGGCTGCTGCACCACGCGGGTCGGCTGGTCGGGCGAAACGATGGCGACGAGCGGCTGCTCGGTCTTGTTGCGCGGCACCGAAACCGCGACGCGCTCGGCCGCCTCGACCTCGCTCTTGCCGCCGTCGGCGACGCTCGTGACCGTCAGCTCATATTCGCCGGGCGCCAGCGGACGGTCGAGCACGATGGCCCACTCGCCGTTCTCGTTCGCCGTGGCACGGCCGACGACGGCGCCGTTGGCATAGATCGCGATCGCCGCATGGGGGCTCGCGCGCCCGGCGATGGTCGCATCGCCCGACGGCTCGACCCGGACGACGTCGAAGCTGGGCTTGCCATTGTCTCCCTGCGCCGCCGGCTGGGCGGGCGTCTGGGACGGCGTCGTCTGGGCGACCGTCGTCGTCTGTTCCGCCGGGGCGGGCGCGGACGACGCGGGGGCGGAGGCCGGCGCGGCCCCGCTCGATGCGGCCGGCGTGCCGGAGGCCGGTGCCGAGGCCACCGGCTGCGAGGCGGGCGCGGCCGGTGCGGCCGGGGGCGTGGACGGAGAAACGGTGGTCGTGCTTTCGGGCGCTGCCGTGAAGTGGCGATAGGCCCCGTACCCGCCGACCGCAGCCAAGAGCACCAGAAAGACGATTACGCCCTTGCGTGTCGTTTGAGTCATCACCACTTATCCCCGGTCCGTTCGAAGCGCTTCGCCCGTGAACGGCCGCCCCTTATGTTCGCGCCTGCGTGAGGGTATCGTCGGTTCTAGAAGCGGGTGTGCCCAGCAGACGTTGGGTTGCGCGCGGACCGTGCGGAAATCCTCAACCATCATCGTTATATGGCATCCCCGCGCGCGGCAAGCCGGCATGCGGCGCCGCGACCATGCGCGTGTGCGGTGCAGCGCGGACTTGACCCCCTGCCCTGCCGATGCGACATCAGGACAAGGCGCCGGAGGCGGCCGGGTGGAGATTTCCCGCTCGACGGCCCTGCCGGCCGCGGACGGGCGGCCCCCTCCAGAACCGCCGGTCCAGGCTCATCCCGTTTTCAGGTCAGCTCATTCCGTTTCAGGTCACAAGCAGTCGAGATGCCCGCATCCACGTTGTCTTCCCCGAAGCCCTCCGCCGATGAACGGCGTGCCGTCCGGTCCGTGTGCGTCTATTGCGGCTCGAGCATGGGCGTTTCACCCGCCTACGCCGAGGCCGCCGAGGAA
The window above is part of the Pseudoxanthobacter soli DSM 19599 genome. Proteins encoded here:
- a CDS encoding LysM peptidoglycan-binding domain-containing protein, producing MTQTTRKGVIVFLVLLAAVGGYGAYRHFTAAPESTTTVSPSTPPAAPAAPASQPVASAPASGTPAASSGAAPASAPASSAPAPAEQTTTVAQTTPSQTPAQPAAQGDNGKPSFDVVRVEPSGDATIAGRASPHAAIAIYANGAVVGRATANENGEWAIVLDRPLAPGEYELTVTSVADGGKSEVEAAERVAVSVPRNKTEQPLVAIVSPDQPTRVVQQPASAAAPSVVITTIQLTDGTLSISGAAAPGALLKVYIDDAAVGDATAGAEGGFSLSLPANVAAGTHQVRVDQIEKSTGKVLARAEVPFDNEVSPSGQTAVVAETPAAEEAKPMTVEVRRGDNLWRIAERVFGKGARYTAIYRANESQIRDPDLIYPGQVLTIPR